A window of Methanothrix sp. genomic DNA:
GATCAAACTCCCGTCTCCACCCCAACAAAATGTACCGCAGAGCGGAACCAGTGCACTCATCCAAGCCTCCACGGCCCGTCTGCACCCGCGCCTATCTCCGCGATCTCTTCGCCACATCTTGGCCCTCGAACGTATCACATAGTAGTATATAAACGTTTCTACGAACCGCAGCATTCGGGTTTTGTAATCGGTTAGCTCCCCAGCATACGGATCGCAGCAAGTCTCTCGTTAGCATCGGATTCACACTTAAGGAGATATCTCCAGCTCCATCCCGACCACCGGATGCTCTAGGCCGAAGGCGGATATCACCTCTGGATGTATCTCGCCAAAGCATCCGATTCTCGCCCCATCAAGCATCAGATCCGCACCCCTGCCGGGTATGAACGCGCCATCGCTCGATTCGACGATCTCCGCGCTGATCCTCAGCTCTCTCATAATCGCGGAAACCACGGAGCTGATCTCCGCGAACCCCGCTCCGCTGTGTATCGAGACCGCGCTCAGATGGCACCTTGTCCTTCCACCGATGACCACGTCCCCGACGGCGAACAGTCTCTGTGGCAGCGCGTGGTGCTGGTTGATCGAGAGTATCTCCATCAGCCCTGGAAGTATATCGGTCCTTATTATGGTGTGCAGCTCGCTTATCGGATGCATGACGTGTGTGCATCCGTCGACGCTCCTCCTGCGCATCATCTCGAAGTGAACCTTTTCATTTGTCAGCGTGAACGGCATCACCTCCAGATAGCCGAGACCGACCATCAGATCCCGAACCACATCCCTGAGCTCCTCCATTGGATGGGGTCTGCCGATCGTCAGCGTCGCCGGCATCTCGGCCTTCAGGTTCTCATAGCCGTAGCTCTTGGCCGCGTCCTCGATGATGTCCCATGTGTGCATTATGTCCGCGCGGTACGCCGGAACCAGCACCTCAACCCTGCTGCTATCCAAAGGATGTGCACCGAACCTCATGCGTCTGAGGCACTCTGCGAGCTCCTCCGCGGAGAGGTTGAAGCCTATCAGGCTGTTCGCCTCCGATGCGGTCACAGTCCAGCGTGCAGGGGAGAGATCCGGGCTGATCCATTCCTTCTCAGGGGAGATCATCCTCACGCCCTCGATCCTGCCGCCGCGCTCCGCCAGGGCTGTGACCACTATGTTGAGAGCCCTGTGAACAACAGGATCCGTGCCTGTCACGTCTATGAAGAGATCTGTTGTATCCTCCCTGACCCTGGTCAGCTCCCCGTTTATCACCGGCGGGAATGATAGAACATTATCATCAGCATCAACGATCAGAGGGAATCTCTCGAATCCATCCAGAATATGGCGATATGCCACACCCTTCGGGTGGCGCACAAGTATCTCCCTCATGCTCATGCTCTCATCGAAATCGAGCGGCACGAAGGTTCTCCTGTCGGGATCCTCTGCTATGTACCTGAATGGAGGTCTCACCCTGGAGATATCGTGAACTCCTATCGCGACCTTCCTCCTGTTCCTGCCGAGACCCCAGTGGAGGTCCTCCTGCAGGCTCATGAGCGACTCTATGAACGGATCCGTGAACCTGAGACCCCTGACGACCGCACAGCCAATAACCGGGCGCACGCTCTTCACAGATTCGTCCACGTACATCTCCACAGATCCCCTGTGGACCTCGTACTCAGGAAGTCCTGTCTTTATATTCAGGAAACCCTGCAGCGCCCTGGCTACACCCTCAGCGCTGTAGAGATCCGGCCTGTCGGGGAAGAACTCCACGTCGATGTAATCCGCTTCCAGGCTCTTACCCACATCCGCGCCCATCATCGGCAGCCTTTCAAGTATCAGCTCCCTGGAGGCCCCGACCATCTGCTCCAGATCCTCGTAGTACAGACGCACGACAGGCATCTCAGACACCTCTGAAGACAGACACAGGAGTGTCCCGCAGCCATCCGATGTCCGGCTGGTAGAGAAGCCTCAGGTCCTTCAGGCCCAGACGCAGCATCGCCAGCCTGCTCACGCCAAGACCCCATGCGAGCACCGGATGCTCTATTCCGAACGGCGCGGTCACCTCGCGCCTGAACACGCCTGCGCCTCCGAGCTCAACCCAGCCAAGGCCGTCTATCCAGACCTCGGGCTCGACGCTCGGCTCTGTGTACGGGAAGTAGCCGGGCCTGAACCTGACCTCCTCGAATCCCATCTTCGAGTAAAACTCCTTCAGTATCCCGAGAAGATTGCTGAACGTTACGCCTTTATCCATCACCACTCCCTCGAGCTGCTCGAACTCAGGGGTGTGAGTCGCATCGATTGCCTCACGCCTGTAAACGCGATCTATGCAGAAGGCCTTGACAGGGGGCTCCGGGTTGTCTGCCAGATACTTTATGGTTATCGCGGTCGTGTGCGTCCTGAGGACCTCCTGCCTGGCGATCTCCGGATCCCACACGCCACCCCATCCTGTGGATCCTATTCCGCCGCCGCGCTCGTGCATCTCCTTCACGCTTCTGTAATCTGGGATCTCGGCCTTGCTATCCAGATAGAACGTATCCTGCATCTCCCTGGCAGGATGGTCCTGCGGCTGGAAGAGCGCATCGAAGTTCCAGAAGCTCGACTGTATTATCTCGCCCTTTATCTCCGTGAACCCCATCTCGAGCATGATTCTCCTCATCCGATCCATCAGACGCCTGTACGGATGGATCTTTCCGGGATAGATCGTATCCCCGGGCACCCTGACGTTGTAGGGCCTGAATCTCGCATCTCTCCATTCACCGCTCTTTATGATCTCAGGGGTGAGCTGGGAGATCTCCCTCACCAGAGTGACGCCCGTCCTGTATCCAGCTGTTTGGGTGAAACGATCCCTGCTCTGAGATAGAATCCTCATCCCCTCATCAGTTATCTCATAACTCCAGGACTTGCTCCTGATTGGGGTCACGAGATCTCTTTTGATGAGGAGATCAATGGCGCTGCCGATCTCAGATCTGCTCTTCTCGCCATCAAGAAGCATTCTTAGGGCAATCTCGTCCTCCCCCTCAGCAGGTCTGCCGAGAGGTCTGAGAACGCCCTTATCGATCCGGACCCAGCCCTTCTTTCTGGCCCATCCTATGGCGATCTTCAGCGCAGGATCCTGGAGCTCGGATACCGGTTTTCCCTCACCTATCATCTCGATGAGCCTTCTCTCAGGGAGACCCTCACGCGCGTACCGTCTCCCCTCCTCAGTAAGCGAGAAACGCTCTATAACCCTCTTGTCCACACTGATGAGCCCGCTCTCTGCAAGAGATTCCGCTGCTGACAGAACAGCCTCTGTCTTTACGCGAAGACGATCAGCGATCTCCTGCGGGCTTGAGCATCCATCTGATATGGCTTCAAGAATCCTCAAATCTCTCTCCGATGCCATTGTTCCATCCCACCGGCCTTTCTGTCCATGGAACATTATTTAACCTCAGGTATGCGGAAAATACATGTCCACACAAAAATCATAACTCGAACAGAGAACAGCTGCAGACAGCTCCTGAAGCGTTTCACTCAGGTGAGCACCCCTCCAGCTCGTCCAGCGCCTCCAGAACCCCCTGCACAGCCATCTCGAAGTACATCGATCCCTTTTGTGCGCTCGCCCTGCTCGGATCACCCATGATCCCATCGCCCATGAACTCCCTCACAGATCTCAGGATCAGGTATCTGGGGCGCTTTGGGTGGCTGGCTGGTGGGAATCCTCTGACAAGATCAGGTCTGTGGAGCAGCATCCTTGAAGTCTCGATATCTCCAGCGTGGCCATCCCCTGGAGTATCGCACCTGATGAGATCAAAGTCGGTCAGCAGGCTGACTCTGAGGTCTGTGTTGTTCACAGCGCTCTGGCACGCCTCTTTGAGGGATGCCATGTGCTGGCCTCCAGCATGCCCTGACAGGACCATAACATACCTGAAGTTGCTCTCGTAAAACCCGAGCAGAATGTCGTAGACGTAATCCCTGAGGGCGTCGAATCCAACGCTCACCGTTCCCGGGAAGCCCCTTGTGCTCCTGCATATGCCGTAGTGCACCGGAGGCGCAACGAAGACCTCGCGACGCCTTGCGACCTCGTAAGCCACCTCCAGCACCTGGAGCGTGTCTGTGGTCACCGGGAGATGCGGGCCGTGCTCCTCGACAGCCCCCACAGGCAGTATCACGGTCCTTGTCTTCATCAGCCCCTTCTCAATCTCAGGCCAGCTCATCTCCCCGAGGATCATACCTCAACGACCCCTCCGCTCAGCACATCCTTCTCCGACACACGCACCTCTCTGCTGGCGCCGTTTACCGTGAGCCTGTATGCGCCTATCGGCCTGGTGTCGAAGTTCGTGCCCCAGACCACCGGACCCTCAGTCGAGTACGGAACCACCAGGACAAACTCTCCATTTGAATCTGTGACATTCGACTGTCTGTATATGAAGAGCCTCTTCTGGTTCGTCATGATCGGGACCTCTATCACGACCTTCGATCCAGGAGATGCCCTTCCCTTTATCACCGCGCCAGGGACATGCTCGAATGTCTTGACGTACCTGTTTCCTTCGGTTGTGACCTGTGTTGTTGATTCATGGACGAGCCTGTAGTGCTGCAGCGCCTCTACGTGCACAGGCGATCTCGCGAAGCTCCTGCTCACAACGCTGACGTTGTACCCCTCGTTCAGGCTCTCGTTTATGAAGCTCTCCAGCTCCTTCTCGCTCTTGGGTATGAGCGGGGA
This region includes:
- the pheT gene encoding phenylalanine--tRNA ligase subunit beta, encoding MPVVRLYYEDLEQMVGASRELILERLPMMGADVGKSLEADYIDVEFFPDRPDLYSAEGVARALQGFLNIKTGLPEYEVHRGSVEMYVDESVKSVRPVIGCAVVRGLRFTDPFIESLMSLQEDLHWGLGRNRRKVAIGVHDISRVRPPFRYIAEDPDRRTFVPLDFDESMSMREILVRHPKGVAYRHILDGFERFPLIVDADDNVLSFPPVINGELTRVREDTTDLFIDVTGTDPVVHRALNIVVTALAERGGRIEGVRMISPEKEWISPDLSPARWTVTASEANSLIGFNLSAEELAECLRRMRFGAHPLDSSRVEVLVPAYRADIMHTWDIIEDAAKSYGYENLKAEMPATLTIGRPHPMEELRDVVRDLMVGLGYLEVMPFTLTNEKVHFEMMRRRSVDGCTHVMHPISELHTIIRTDILPGLMEILSINQHHALPQRLFAVGDVVIGGRTRCHLSAVSIHSGAGFAEISSVVSAIMRELRISAEIVESSDGAFIPGRGADLMLDGARIGCFGEIHPEVISAFGLEHPVVGMELEISP
- a CDS encoding phenylalanine--tRNA ligase subunit alpha; this translates as MASERDLRILEAISDGCSSPQEIADRLRVKTEAVLSAAESLAESGLISVDKRVIERFSLTEEGRRYAREGLPERRLIEMIGEGKPVSELQDPALKIAIGWARKKGWVRIDKGVLRPLGRPAEGEDEIALRMLLDGEKSRSEIGSAIDLLIKRDLVTPIRSKSWSYEITDEGMRILSQSRDRFTQTAGYRTGVTLVREISQLTPEIIKSGEWRDARFRPYNVRVPGDTIYPGKIHPYRRLMDRMRRIMLEMGFTEIKGEIIQSSFWNFDALFQPQDHPAREMQDTFYLDSKAEIPDYRSVKEMHERGGGIGSTGWGGVWDPEIARQEVLRTHTTAITIKYLADNPEPPVKAFCIDRVYRREAIDATHTPEFEQLEGVVMDKGVTFSNLLGILKEFYSKMGFEEVRFRPGYFPYTEPSVEPEVWIDGLGWVELGGAGVFRREVTAPFGIEHPVLAWGLGVSRLAMLRLGLKDLRLLYQPDIGWLRDTPVSVFRGV
- a CDS encoding creatininase family protein translates to MILGEMSWPEIEKGLMKTRTVILPVGAVEEHGPHLPVTTDTLQVLEVAYEVARRREVFVAPPVHYGICRSTRGFPGTVSVGFDALRDYVYDILLGFYESNFRYVMVLSGHAGGQHMASLKEACQSAVNNTDLRVSLLTDFDLIRCDTPGDGHAGDIETSRMLLHRPDLVRGFPPASHPKRPRYLILRSVREFMGDGIMGDPSRASAQKGSMYFEMAVQGVLEALDELEGCSPE